One genomic window of Polyangium aurulentum includes the following:
- the tssI gene encoding type VI secretion system tip protein TssI/VgrG, whose amino-acid sequence MSSVRLHFSEPLPLEPVRMTGKERLGEAATFEFELAGPADPIIAPSRLLRAPVIVEIDTAAGRRTIAGVVTRFVVRATDHPDRRAYGLTLRSRFALLELRRVPKIFRDLAVPDVIEQVVREAGYARVERRVTEERPALPWVIRYEETDAAFVRRLCEEHGLYFGFEEDSGAEVFILSDTSTSAPFAYSEKIPLVSRATPSEPRPFATEAARVRARRPGKVTLRDYDPDRPAFALEGAAADGVQVERSTEVYAAPGGFRTPDEGEAQARRRLEALRADASKLALRTNAVELAPGRAVELAEGSDYRERARVAGAWFVVAIEARWEAEGGALSIEVEAIPRDVPYRLPCVTPRPRAAGIQSAFVTGNPGQEIDPDGLGRVFVRFPWDVRGPNDRGSSVPVRVAQPEAPAGLVVPRVGWEVFVAFEEEDPERPVVLGRSYNGKHPPPLPLPANKTVTSIATDSSPGAPARTAIQLDDAAGRQHFLIQAPFAKDDKVFGDATTETKKNENAQVDTNSTLAVGGKEAVSVHLAWSAAYGSRDVSVAALSKHHAGGNFVTHVGGLELVAVGGMVGERVGNPVTGAANLVFSAALAGVGTRGTAGAIAAAGAGIGRAALEGFQAGGKEGAAKAAGMGAAGVLASMVPGGDAIMAAVTGSAKPMPWDQGRPPEGPIAAGGGAAGASGPSGASGPGPGHRTTLVDGAYREVIGGAYSVLTPGPVSWVTLGASTLFVNGNHRTEGMKAGMKVLGGMRETLGAQAITSTKNIARKVTGAMKSDVRGPRRVSAGGEYKMTAQAMLTLDVDGVLSIAGGTVTFKCGTAEITASKDGVFLKAPTITITGSSYHAGTLTHL is encoded by the coding sequence GTGAGCTCCGTGCGCCTGCATTTCTCCGAGCCCCTGCCGCTCGAGCCCGTGCGCATGACGGGCAAGGAGCGCCTCGGTGAAGCCGCGACGTTCGAATTCGAGCTCGCAGGCCCGGCGGATCCCATCATCGCGCCCTCGCGCCTGCTGCGCGCGCCCGTAATCGTCGAAATCGACACCGCGGCCGGGCGGCGGACGATCGCCGGCGTCGTGACCCGCTTCGTCGTTCGCGCCACCGATCACCCCGATCGACGCGCTTACGGCCTCACCTTGCGCTCGCGCTTTGCGCTGCTCGAATTGCGGCGCGTGCCCAAGATATTCCGCGATCTCGCGGTGCCCGACGTCATCGAGCAGGTGGTGCGCGAGGCGGGCTATGCGCGGGTCGAGCGGAGGGTCACCGAGGAGCGGCCCGCATTGCCCTGGGTGATTCGCTACGAGGAGACCGACGCGGCCTTCGTGCGGCGCCTCTGCGAGGAGCACGGGCTCTATTTCGGATTCGAGGAGGATTCGGGCGCGGAGGTCTTCATCCTCTCGGATACCTCCACGAGCGCTCCGTTCGCCTATTCCGAGAAGATCCCGCTCGTCTCGCGGGCGACGCCGAGCGAGCCGCGGCCCTTCGCGACGGAGGCGGCGAGGGTGCGCGCGCGACGCCCGGGCAAGGTGACGCTGCGCGATTACGATCCCGATCGCCCCGCGTTCGCGCTCGAGGGCGCGGCGGCGGATGGCGTGCAGGTGGAGCGCAGCACGGAGGTGTATGCGGCGCCAGGCGGCTTCCGGACGCCGGACGAGGGAGAAGCGCAGGCGCGGCGGCGCCTCGAGGCGCTGCGCGCGGACGCCTCGAAGCTCGCGCTGCGGACCAATGCGGTGGAGCTCGCTCCGGGTCGCGCCGTCGAGCTCGCCGAGGGTTCCGATTATCGAGAGCGGGCACGGGTGGCGGGCGCGTGGTTTGTCGTGGCCATCGAGGCGCGGTGGGAGGCGGAGGGGGGCGCGCTGTCGATTGAGGTGGAGGCGATTCCGCGAGACGTGCCGTACCGGCTGCCTTGCGTGACGCCGCGTCCGCGCGCGGCCGGCATTCAATCGGCGTTCGTCACGGGAAACCCGGGACAGGAGATCGATCCGGACGGGCTCGGGCGCGTCTTCGTGCGCTTTCCGTGGGACGTGCGCGGGCCCAACGACCGCGGGAGCAGCGTGCCCGTACGGGTGGCGCAGCCCGAGGCGCCTGCGGGGCTCGTGGTGCCGCGGGTGGGCTGGGAGGTCTTCGTCGCATTCGAGGAGGAGGACCCCGAGCGCCCGGTGGTGCTCGGCCGCTCCTACAATGGCAAGCACCCGCCTCCCCTCCCCTTGCCCGCGAACAAGACGGTCACCTCGATTGCGACCGACAGCTCCCCGGGCGCGCCGGCCCGCACCGCCATCCAGCTCGACGACGCGGCGGGGCGCCAGCACTTCCTCATCCAGGCGCCGTTCGCCAAGGACGACAAGGTCTTCGGCGACGCCACCACGGAGACCAAGAAAAACGAAAATGCCCAGGTCGACACGAATTCGACGCTGGCGGTGGGCGGCAAGGAGGCGGTGAGCGTGCACCTCGCGTGGAGCGCGGCCTATGGCTCGCGCGACGTCTCCGTCGCCGCGCTCTCGAAGCACCACGCCGGCGGCAACTTCGTCACGCACGTCGGGGGCCTGGAGCTCGTCGCGGTCGGCGGAATGGTCGGCGAGCGGGTGGGCAATCCGGTGACGGGCGCGGCAAACCTCGTCTTTTCGGCCGCGCTCGCGGGCGTTGGGACGCGCGGGACGGCGGGGGCAATCGCGGCGGCGGGCGCTGGCATCGGGCGCGCAGCATTGGAAGGCTTCCAGGCCGGTGGCAAGGAGGGGGCTGCAAAGGCGGCCGGGATGGGCGCCGCAGGCGTGCTCGCCTCGATGGTGCCCGGCGGCGACGCGATCATGGCGGCGGTGACGGGCTCGGCGAAGCCAATGCCATGGGATCAGGGCCGTCCGCCGGAGGGCCCCATTGCGGCCGGCGGCGGAGCGGCCGGGGCGAGCGGGCCGAGCGGAGCCTCGGGGCCGGGGCCGGGGCACCGTACGACGCTGGTCGACGGCGCGTATCGCGAGGTGATCGGGGGCGCCTATTCGGTGCTGACGCCGGGCCCGGTGTCGTGGGTGACGCTCGGCGCCTCGACGCTGTTCGTGAACGGCAATCACCGGACGGAAGGGATGAAGGCCGGGATGAAGGTGCTCGGGGGAATGCGCGAGACGCTCGGGGCGCAGGCGATCACGAGCACGAAGAACATCGCGCGCAAGGTGACGGGCGCAATGAAGTCGGACGTGCGCGGGCCGCGGCGCGTCTCGGCGGGCGGCGAGTACAAGATGACCGCGCAGGCGATGCTCACGCTCGACGTGGACGGCGTGCTCTCGATCGCGGGGGGGACCGTCACCTTCAAATGCGGCACCGCGGAGATCACGGCGTCGAAGGACGGAGTATTCCTGAAAGCGCCGACCATCACGATCACGGGCAGCAGCTATCACGCCGGGACCTTGACGCACCTGTGA